GGCACCAGCGCCTCTTCCTGCTGGTATTGCGGATAGGTCAAATAAACCTGACTGGCGCCGCCATCCAGCAACTGGTAGAACAAGAAACGGTCCTGATCCAGCAATTCTTCGCTGGCCACCAGCCCCAGCTCGTATCGCACGCGATCGTTAAAAAAGATATCTTTAACCGAAGCGCGCGGAAAATCGCCGTCCACCAGTCCGCCCAAAAAAAGCGCCTCGAAATCGACGGACAAAATTTCCAGACGGGGCATGATTTGTACGCCATAATCGGGCCATTCAGTAAGGTTGTAGGTAGCGGTTAACACGGCGCGTTGCAGGCTTTCCATCAACTGCCTGCTTTTAAAAGACGTCTTGCCGTAAATCAAAGAAAGCGTCCACAAGCTGCGTTCAAAAACCTTGACAAAGCGGTTGTAAGCCCGAAAGTTGTGCTCCTTCTGGCGCTCCGTAAGGCGGGGATTCTCTGCTTCGTACCACCTCAATAAGCCCAGACGTTCGCAAAGTTCCAGGTATTTTTTACGGAACGCGTCGGCCGCCGCCTCGCGCGGAAAGGCAAACAGCGGCTGCAAAAGCGTTTTTAATAGCTCAACCTGCTCCAGCGCCTTTTCCTGGTTCCAGCCGTTTTCTTCATCTGCCCGGGCCTGCAGCGGGATAAAGCGTTTTAAGGCTTCAAGACTTCTTTCGTTCAGGGCGCGGACACGCGCCTTAACGATGATGCTTTTCAACAGATCAAAATCGATTTCTTCAGGCTTTTGCACAAATTGATTTTGTAAAAAGGCCAGGGTCTGCTCCGCCGGGAAATCCTCTTCGATGATGGTCAACACATCTAAAAAAGCGGAGATCAACGGCGAGCGGATCAGTTCAAAGCCGGTGGAAAGATTAAACGGAATGCCGAAATCTTCAAATACCTGGCGGATGGTTTGCGCGTACTTTTCCAGATGGCTGAAGGTGACAGCTATTTTGTGCAACGGAACGCCCTGCGCATTTAACTGTCTTATTTTTCCCGCAATAAAAGCCACTTCTCGTTCTCGACTGCTCAACCCCACCACATGAATGCGCTGGCTGAGATCGTGCTTTTGGGGGCGATCCTTGCGATTGAACAGAAAACGCGCCAGAAAGGAAGGCGTCGATTTGTGTTCGATCCGGGCGCCGATCAGCTTAAATTTTTCCAGCGCCTGGAGCGTGTGCCGAAACAGTTCTTGATTGGCCTGCAAAAAGTCCAGCTGCACATGCACTGGCAGCCACTGCCCCACGCGTTTGATAAAATCGATCATGGGCGGACTGAACAAACCGTAACCGCTAATGTAAAGCGCCTTAACCTGCGGAAACAATTTTTCGAACTGCTGGCGCGTAACCTGGCGCGCGGCCGTGGTCCTGGCAAAGGGTTCGTCAATAAATTCCGCGCCCAACTTTTCTTCGATCTTCTCCAGTAACCGCACAAAGTCGGTAAATTTTTCGGGATGCACTTCCAGCTCCTGCGGGTCTTTGCCGGCCAGCTCGGTAGAAGTAAAGCCAAAACTGCGCAGCTCTCCGGTCATTTCCCAAACGCGGTTAACCAAACCGCCCTTCACCTGCTGCCCGCGCGTTAAATATTGAAACGCTTCCGCCTGCTGTTCAAGAATTTCCTGGATCAACACCAGCATGGTGTCGGCGGGCAGCAATCTCGCCGGATGGGGCAAATGCTGGTAAATGTGCAGCAATAGCCGGTCAAAAGTAAACACCGGCGGATCAATCAAAGCGCGTTTGCCGGCCAGGTTGGTCAGGGTGCGCTTTAAACGACGCACGGCGCGGTTTACCGGCACAATTACCAGCGCCGTTAAATGATTCTGCTCAAGGTGTTCGCTGATTTGATCCTGAAAAGCAAAATAAGAGCCCGGCGCCCTGCAGGTAACGTAAATATGATTCATGATAAGGTTTCATTAATTGTACTCAAGTACACCAAATTTAGACCTTTTGGATTTTCAATTCAAAAAAATATTGCAAGACGCATTGGAAGAACAGCGCTTGTTCTTTTATTACCGGACAGAATTCCTCTCTTTAAATGGATTTATTCTGCAGAATCCACTAAATTTAGGGGCGGAACAACTTTTGGACAAAATGGAGGTGCTGTCATGCGCTTGTTAAACAGTGTTTTAATCTTGTTGGTTGCGTTGACCGTAACCTGGAGCTATCCGGGGAAGATGCTTAAAAAAATTGCAACGCCGGGTAAATTTTGCACGGGACTGACCTTTGACGGAAAATTTTTATGGGTGGCCGATTACAAAGCGGATCAGATTTTTAAGATTGATCCTGAAAGCGGGAAGGTTGTGCACCAGATTCCCTCGCCGGGTTTTTGGCCCATGGGGCTGGCCTGGGACGGGAAACACCTGTGGAATGTGGACGCCAAAGCCAAAAAGATTTATAAACTGGATGCGCAGTCCGGCCAGATTTTAACAGCGCTTGATGCCCCTTCCGCTGATCCGCAGGGGCTGACCTGGGACGGCCAGACACTATGGATCAGCGATGCGCGTAAAAACCGCATTATGAGTCTTGATTTAAGCGACGGTACGGCGGTTAAACGCTACAAAGGGCCGGCAAAACGCGTAAATGGCCTTACCTTCGACGGAAAATATTTGTGGGCCAGCGATCGATTGCAAAACGAAATTTACATGATCGATCCGCAAAACGGTGAAATCATTCTGATCATTGACGCGCCCGGCCCCTATGCGCGCGGTCTGGCCTTTGACGGCAAAAATCTGTGGTGTGTGGACTACCAGAACGATCAGCTTTATCAACTGGTGCGCAAGGACGACGAAAAGTTCCGCTTAAAAGACAAGCGGCACGCCCGCATTACCCTGACCGATCAGGTAAACGCTTACGGAAGCGGAAGCATCCACAGCCTGGAATTTTACATTGCCGTGCCACAGGAGCTGCCAAATCAGAAGATTCTCAAAAAATCCTTTACGCCCCAACGGTTTAAAATGGTTCAGGATCAGTGGAATCAACCGGTGGCATTGTTTCATTTTCAGGACATCCAGGCTAATGCAAAAGTGGAAGTGCAGATGACCGTTGAAGCTGAAATTTACGCCATCGATTATTTTATCTTCCCGGAAGATGTCGGCTCTTTACAGGATATCCCCACAGAAATCCGCCAGCGCTACACGGCCGACGGCGGCAAATATTTGTTGAATGATCCTTACATTCAAAAAACCGCCAGAGAAATTATCGGAAACGAACGGCATCCTTACTGGATGGCGCGTAAAATATTCGATTTTGTCAGAAATCAACTGGAATACAAGCTGGAGGGAGGCTGGAATGCGGCGCCGGTGGTTCTACAGCGCCAGACCGGTTCATGTTCGGAATACACCTTTAGTTTTATCGCTCTTTGTCGGGCCGTTGGTTTGCCGGCGCGTTATGTGGGCGCCATTGTGGTGCGCGGCGACGACGCCAGCATGGATGAAGTGTTCCACCGCTGGCCGCAGGTTTACCTGCCCAATTACGGCTGGGTACACATCGATCCTCAGGGCGGCGACAAACCAGTGGCGCGCGACAGGGCCATGAACATCGGGCACCTGAGTAACCGCTTTTTAATCACCACCCTCAACGGCGGCGATTCGAAATATCTGGGCTGGTATTACAATTACAACCAGATTTACCAATGCGATCCGCAATTAAAGATCGAAATCGAAACGTTTGCCGAGTGGGAGCCGCTGGAAAATTAGCGCACGCCGTAGCAAAACTGTTCAGGGAAAACCTTCGCCCTTACGAGTACGGCAATTCTCTTCCTATTTTACGGATAAGGGCCAGTAAAAAAAATTGCACTGGCCATTATTCCCACGAAGGTGTGGTTTTTACACGCGCTCGTTTCGATACGTCCCGCTCCCCTTCGGCTGCGCTCCCTTCGACTCCGCTCAGGGAGCGGAGTGGTACGGTTGTTGAGCGAAGTCGAAATAACCGTTGATTGTGAAGGAACTTTCATCGACGGCGCTCCCCCTTCGACTACGCTCCCTTCGATTGCGCTCAGGGAGCGGTGAAAAAGCGAGCGGTTTCAGCCCGCGTTCTTTGTGAAGGATTGATTCACAGCTTAAAAGGCCTCCGGCTGAAAATTGCCAGAGACCTTTTTGTTTGAGTTTACTTAATCAACATCATCTTTTTCGACTGCGCAAAGCCTTTATCCGTGGTCAGGCGGTAGATGTACACGCCAAAGGAAAGGTTTTGAACCGGGAATAATAGGATTGAAGGATGGACTTGATTTTAATGGCTCAAAGAAAGGTAATTTTAAAAATTAGGAGCATATTTTCGACATCAAAAAAGCTTAATCTTGTTAATCTTGTAATCAAGAAAATCATGGTTCAGAACAATTTGCCCTGTCACAACACCGCCCGTGCTTCGGCGCCGTCGGCGTGGAAAACGACCGCTGTTTTAATGCTATCGGAATACTCAAAGTCAACATCCGTACCATCCCAGTACTGAAAATAACCGATAATATTTTGCCCGTGGGCGGTAAAGGTTTGCTGGGCCTCGGCTTTGACGGAGTAATAGGGATTACTGTGTATTAAGATTTTGTTCAATCTAACCTAACCTGATTATTACAGTTTAAGTTTTCGTATCATTAAATATCAAGAAAATTATAATTATCATTTTTAATATATGAATATTTCTTCTTAACATTTCTCTCTCCTCTCTTTAATAAAATTATCTAATTCCCATATAAATGATTGCCTTACGGTTCATAAGCCATCCAACGGCTACGATTAAATCTCTTTTAATACTTATTTCGTTTAAGTTCCCACTTATTTGAGGTAACTCTTTACCGTAATAATGCTTCCAATTTAAACCATTAAAATGAGATAGATGACCATAACCACCACATAATACAATATCATTCAGACTCTGTCCTCTAATACCTGAAATATACAATAACGGTTGACTTTTATCTTCTTGCCATGAAGCATTTATTCCATAACTCTCAAATAGTCCAGCACCACCTATATAATATTTTCGTTCAGGCTTAAACCAGATTGCGGCTAAAGACATGTCAAGTTCGGAATCATTTAAATATTTTACCGTATTATTTTGAATTAAAAGAAGTTTTTTTCCTTGTGGTATTTGACCTCCATTTGAAGCAAGAGCGATTATTTGAAATTTATTATTTTCTGTTTTTGCTCCCCAAATATCACGAATATTTATCTGAATACCACTCTCAATCCGCTGCCACTTTTTCCCGTCGTAATGCGCAATTAAACCGCTATTGCCCACAACGTACAAATCCGAACTCGAGGTGCCCCAGATTTTGTTAATGGAACCATTTATTTGCTTAATAAAACTGCAGTCATTAACAAAATTAGCACCATTATATTTAGTAATACTGGCGTCGATATGTCCAAAAACAATATTATTCTTAGAAAAAGCAAATACCGTTTTAATAGGAGGATAATCTACACCGCCACAAGCATTTGTTTTTATCTTTCTCAACTCCCATTTCTCCCCATCCCAGTGTGCGGCGTTGTACTTGTCGTTTGCCGTGTAAATCTCGCCCACGGCCCAGATGTCGTTCTCATCAATAATGGCCACGTCGTAAAAGCTGCTGCTGCCGCCTTCGCCGCCAAATTCAAAGGTTTGCCAGGTAAAATCGTGACTGGTGGTGTCCATGGTGGTGGCAGTTACCGTGGCGCTTTTAGTCAGCAACTCAGCGCCGTCATAAACCGCCGCCTTAAAAGAGTAGTCGGTGTTGGGCCACAGGCCGTCCACGTACAACAGGCTGTCTTCAGCGCTCAGGGGCTTTTCCATAATCAATTTGTCGTCTTTAAACATCTTGAGCGTTTTGGTCAGGTAATCGTTTTTCGCTTGCAGGCTCAGCCAGGCTTCGGTGCAGGAAACGTCCAATACTTGCAGCTGCAGGTTTTGTGGGTTGTAAACGGGTTCGGTGCTTTTTTTGCAAGATGAAAGATTAAAGATTAAAGATGAAAGAAGGAAAAAAGACAAAAGACAAAAGACAAAAGAATTAATTTTTCTGGTTTGCATGGTTTTGCTCCTGTTGTTTTGTACGGTTGTAGGTATTGGTAATTTACGGTGGGGAGCGCAAAAAATAAATAAAAATCGTTCGTTTATGGATTAAGGATGGTCGCTCTAAATTGGCCCAAATTCGGGGGGGGATACGCATGTACACCATTTTTTCTTCTACAAAAATTTTCAAAAGGATAACCATCTTCATGGTTCAGTCCCTTATTTTAAATTTAAAAAAATCCTTTTAAAGAGATGAACCGTCCGTGGAGGTAAGTTAACTAATCAAAAATAAGATATGAAAAAATAAATTTCAAATGAAATTGGTTGGTTTTTGGTTTAGGGGTTTAGGGGGTTTAGGGGAGAGTGGCCACTCGCTCCCCTTCGGCTGCGCTGAGGGAGCGGTTTTTATCTCTGTGGCTGATAGGTCCCACCAGTGGATGAATTCTACGCGTTAAATTTTGCATGTAAGCTGATTCGTGGTTTAGCGGCAGGTAATCTCTCATTTAATAAAAGCGCGATTTCAGACCGGAGATGAAATCGCGCTTTTGAGGTTGGAATCAGATGATTTTCTTTTCTTTCAGATAATCGATGACCATCTGCGCGCTATCTTTTAACGACAATTTACTGGTATCGATCACCAGCTCCGGATTGAGCGGTTCTTCGTAAGGCGCGTCGATGCCCGTAAATTCTTTGATCTCGCCGGCGCGCGCTTTTTTGTAAAGGCCTTTGGGATCGCGCTCTTCTGCCACTTCCAGCGGCACTTTAACAAACACTTCGATAAATTCGCCGTCGTTTAACAGAGCGCGGGCGTTGTCGCGGTCTTTTCGGTAAGGCGAAATAAAGGCGGTCATGGTAATAACGCCGGCCTGAGCAAACAGTTTGGCTACCTCGCCAATACGCCGGATATTTTCTTCGCGGTCTTCCGGTGAAAAACCAAGGTTTTTATTTAAACCGTGGCGAATATTATCGCCATCCAGTACAAAGGTTAAATGTCCCATTTTGTAAAGCATCTCTTCCACGGCATGGGCCAGGGTGGACTTCCCGGAGCCGGAAAGGCCGGTAAACCAGATGACGCAGCCTTTTTGTTTTAACAGTTTTTCACGGTCTTCTTTGGTAATCAAAGAAGGATGCCAGACAATATTGGTTGCTTTTTGAACGGTCATGTATTGTTCTCCCTGAATTTTATCCGTTATTTTTGTAGTAGTCCATTAATATTTCAACCACTTCCGGTCGGCTAAATTCTTTTGGCGGTCGCTCGCCCTTGGAAAGCATTTCGCGCAATTTGGTGCCGCTGATCAACAGGCGATCTTCTTTACCGTGCGGACAGGTTTTCATGGAAGCCATGCCGTCGCACTTGTAGCACCAGAACGTCCAGTCGATCATCAAGGGCTGGATGT
This sequence is a window from Caldithrix abyssi DSM 13497. Protein-coding genes within it:
- a CDS encoding PD-(D/E)XK nuclease family protein translates to MNHIYVTCRAPGSYFAFQDQISEHLEQNHLTALVIVPVNRAVRRLKRTLTNLAGKRALIDPPVFTFDRLLLHIYQHLPHPARLLPADTMLVLIQEILEQQAEAFQYLTRGQQVKGGLVNRVWEMTGELRSFGFTSTELAGKDPQELEVHPEKFTDFVRLLEKIEEKLGAEFIDEPFARTTAARQVTRQQFEKLFPQVKALYISGYGLFSPPMIDFIKRVGQWLPVHVQLDFLQANQELFRHTLQALEKFKLIGARIEHKSTPSFLARFLFNRKDRPQKHDLSQRIHVVGLSSREREVAFIAGKIRQLNAQGVPLHKIAVTFSHLEKYAQTIRQVFEDFGIPFNLSTGFELIRSPLISAFLDVLTIIEEDFPAEQTLAFLQNQFVQKPEEIDFDLLKSIIVKARVRALNERSLEALKRFIPLQARADEENGWNQEKALEQVELLKTLLQPLFAFPREAAADAFRKKYLELCERLGLLRWYEAENPRLTERQKEHNFRAYNRFVKVFERSLWTLSLIYGKTSFKSRQLMESLQRAVLTATYNLTEWPDYGVQIMPRLEILSVDFEALFLGGLVDGDFPRASVKDIFFNDRVRYELGLVASEELLDQDRFLFYQLLDGGASQVYLTYPQYQQEEALVPSSFLADLQDVALVDWQQPADDDPLFENEQKLWKEFGLNLQWIANPELRQGAIENLRLLRALQPQNETLLKNLIDQIRISLARSMGGAFSEYEGNLSLFTVVTDALRQKYARHTWSVSRLETYARCPMQFFLRYVLKIEAPAGMEEELTPLERGQLLHTILFRFYSELKEIGQQDQPWRFADRLLAIALEEFAALPYSGLFWEMEKLRFSGNERLKGILPAFLEKEEERAASMPFLPQNFELSFGYSGDFPADPQSIKEAVLLKSGDQTLRLQGRIDRVDLDEHGHAAIIDYKTGSVGSGLINEINEGRLLQIPLYLAALPQILPKCTPVYGGLYSLKSSDEVQLKAAVADRNCPSLHDSSTRAFLPNKNLVDENDGHQLTFNEMLNRSVAFALAYIGQIQNGVFHHTLNPGDRFCESYCEYRRMCQKVRGKLERIAALQKEKPEAVQQNNGGESE
- a CDS encoding glutaminyl-peptide cyclotransferase → MRLLNSVLILLVALTVTWSYPGKMLKKIATPGKFCTGLTFDGKFLWVADYKADQIFKIDPESGKVVHQIPSPGFWPMGLAWDGKHLWNVDAKAKKIYKLDAQSGQILTALDAPSADPQGLTWDGQTLWISDARKNRIMSLDLSDGTAVKRYKGPAKRVNGLTFDGKYLWASDRLQNEIYMIDPQNGEIILIIDAPGPYARGLAFDGKNLWCVDYQNDQLYQLVRKDDEKFRLKDKRHARITLTDQVNAYGSGSIHSLEFYIAVPQELPNQKILKKSFTPQRFKMVQDQWNQPVALFHFQDIQANAKVEVQMTVEAEIYAIDYFIFPEDVGSLQDIPTEIRQRYTADGGKYLLNDPYIQKTAREIIGNERHPYWMARKIFDFVRNQLEYKLEGGWNAAPVVLQRQTGSCSEYTFSFIALCRAVGLPARYVGAIVVRGDDASMDEVFHRWPQVYLPNYGWVHIDPQGGDKPVARDRAMNIGHLSNRFLITTLNGGDSKYLGWYYNYNQIYQCDPQLKIEIETFAEWEPLEN
- the cysC gene encoding adenylyl-sulfate kinase; amino-acid sequence: MTVQKATNIVWHPSLITKEDREKLLKQKGCVIWFTGLSGSGKSTLAHAVEEMLYKMGHLTFVLDGDNIRHGLNKNLGFSPEDREENIRRIGEVAKLFAQAGVITMTAFISPYRKDRDNARALLNDGEFIEVFVKVPLEVAEERDPKGLYKKARAGEIKEFTGIDAPYEEPLNPELVIDTSKLSLKDSAQMVIDYLKEKKII